From a region of the Cenarchaeum symbiont of Oopsacas minuta genome:
- a CDS encoding Transposase: MFVGVDAHKKFLQIAMVDNKGKVILNVRVENRHADIRKLFQTSIPKNVMESSSVWHGLFRYMTDRLDLDVVLSNPYQTKAIAASTKKTDKVDAQILADLLRGGYIKCAKQKDS; this comes from the coding sequence ATGTTTGTTGGAGTTGACGCGCATAAGAAATTTCTCCAGATAGCAATGGTTGACAACAAAGGCAAAGTAATCTTAAACGTGCGAGTTGAAAACCGACATGCAGACATTAGAAAACTTTTCCAAACAAGTATACCAAAGAATGTGATGGAATCATCGTCTGTTTGGCATGGATTATTTCGATACATGACAGACAGACTGGATCTTGATGTTGTTCTCTCAAATCCATACCAAACAAAAGCTATTGCAGCATCCACTAAAAAAACAGACAAGGTTGATGCACAAATCCTAGCAGACTTGTTGCGTGGAGGATATATCAAATGTGCCAAACAAAAAGACAGTTGA
- a CDS encoding Transposase — MIHGILLQKGIKIPGRTFSDKYVASLKAIKDYRINGFLASIHLYDQKITDANMMIYKSARTSRYAGILKTIPGIADFTALTIASEIDSIERFSDPEKLKSYAGLVPSVRNSADVVHHGHITKRGSRMLRWVLVESIRSHVLHAPKSDIAIFYKRLAKKRGNSKAVVAAAAKMLKVIYWLLKDGRDFEQNYS; from the coding sequence ATGATACATGGAATATTACTCCAAAAAGGAATAAAGATTCCTGGACGTACATTTTCCGACAAATATGTCGCAAGCCTCAAGGCCATAAAGGACTATAGGATAAACGGTTTTCTTGCATCTATTCATCTTTACGATCAGAAAATAACAGATGCCAACATGATGATCTACAAGAGTGCACGCACAAGCAGATATGCTGGGATACTAAAGACGATTCCTGGAATTGCTGATTTTACAGCTTTGACGATTGCATCAGAGATTGACAGTATTGAAAGATTTTCAGATCCTGAAAAACTCAAATCATATGCAGGACTTGTTCCATCAGTTCGCAACTCTGCTGACGTGGTGCATCATGGCCACATAACGAAAAGAGGTAGTAGAATGTTACGATGGGTTTTAGTAGAATCAATCCGTTCTCACGTGTTGCATGCACCAAAAAGCGATATTGCAATATTTTACAAAAGACTTGCAAAAAAGAGAGGCAATTCCAAAGCCGTCGTTGCAGCGGCAGCAAAGATGCTAAAAGTCATTTACTGGTTGCTAAAAGATGGGAGAGATTTTGAACAAAATTATAGTTAG
- a CDS encoding Transposase translates to MHRKIRTLEGCKNKNKKRSGHHKTKKQTKSLPHFDRSYMYVGIDVHKEFLQVAMMDKKGKIVFNERVDRDNDEVKKFFLKNVPKSAKCIMESSSVWYGLFTFMTKDLKLDVSLSNPYQTKAIASSKKKTDKIDAMILADLYRGGYIALCHVPTKIVVEWRRLVRHRHWSVQMRTSEKNAIHGILLQEGIKIASTTFTQKYNESLHFIGDYRIDDHLEAIDSYDRLIAKTNKRIYQIARSNKQIQLLKTIPGIGDYSALVIIAEIDDVRRFSDSHRLCSYAGLVPSVRNSADMVKHGRITKRGSRMMRWILSEAVRTHVRCAPKSNVTRFYKRLARKKGTGKATVATASKMLRVIYWMLKESKEFESNYS, encoded by the coding sequence GTGCACAGAAAAATTAGGACTTTAGAAGGTTGTAAGAATAAGAACAAAAAGAGATCTGGCCATCACAAAACTAAAAAACAAACAAAATCATTACCGCATTTTGACAGATCCTACATGTACGTTGGTATTGACGTCCACAAGGAGTTCCTTCAGGTTGCAATGATGGACAAAAAAGGTAAAATTGTCTTTAACGAGAGAGTCGATAGAGACAACGATGAGGTGAAAAAGTTTTTCTTAAAAAATGTTCCAAAGAGTGCAAAATGTATCATGGAATCCTCATCTGTTTGGTATGGCTTGTTTACGTTCATGACAAAAGATCTAAAGCTGGATGTATCTCTCTCGAACCCATACCAGACAAAGGCAATTGCGTCATCCAAGAAAAAAACTGACAAGATTGACGCAATGATACTTGCAGACCTTTACCGTGGCGGATATATTGCACTGTGCCATGTTCCAACAAAAATTGTGGTGGAATGGAGGCGCCTTGTACGACATAGACATTGGAGTGTACAGATGAGAACGAGTGAAAAAAATGCCATACATGGAATCCTATTACAAGAGGGGATAAAGATTGCAAGTACAACATTTACTCAAAAGTACAACGAATCGCTTCATTTCATAGGTGATTACAGAATTGATGACCATCTAGAGGCGATAGACTCGTATGATAGACTCATTGCAAAAACAAACAAAAGGATATACCAAATTGCAAGATCTAATAAACAGATCCAATTGCTAAAGACAATTCCAGGAATTGGTGATTACAGTGCCTTGGTAATTATAGCTGAGATTGATGATGTGAGGAGATTTTCAGATTCTCACCGTTTGTGTTCGTATGCAGGTTTGGTTCCAAGTGTACGCAATTCTGCAGATATGGTAAAGCATGGCAGGATAACAAAAAGAGGTAGCAGAATGATGAGGTGGATTTTGAGTGAAGCAGTCCGCACACATGTAAGGTGTGCACCAAAAAGCAATGTCACACGGTTTTACAAAAGACTCGCAAGAAAAAAAGGCACGGGTAAGGCCACAGTAGCAACTGCATCAAAGATGTTACGTGTCATATACTGGATGTTAAAGGAGAGTAAAGAGTTTGAAAGCAATTACAGTTAG
- a CDS encoding Transposase gives MKFAKKKVLITGASEGXYSGKRKRHVYNIQITSNKDGLVLDVGHPEEGSAHDMEVLRRNPPNFGKWTKNMRDPNTKQEHRIMLYTDKGYLGVEKDYPGIISKQPYKKPKGYEMTETDQQYNKRISRKRIRVEHAINRLKWFRRMSAVYDDSKEEFYKEIQVVSGLTNLHIMLNDRKYVKPMERVYSQIK, from the coding sequence TTGAAGTTTGCAAAGAAAAAAGTGCTCATAACTGGAGCATCAGAAGGAANATACTCTGGAAAACGCAAGCGACATGTGTACAATATCCAGATAACCTCAAACAAAGATGGACTAGTACTTGATGTAGGCCATCCTGAAGAAGGTTCTGCACACGACATGGAAGTGTTACGACGCAATCCACCAAATTTTGGCAAATGGACAAAAAACATGAGAGATCCTAATACAAAACAAGAACATCGTATCATGCTGTATACAGATAAAGGATATCTTGGTGTAGAGAAAGATTATCCTGGAATAATTTCAAAGCAACCGTACAAAAAACCCAAAGGTTACGAGATGACAGAGACAGATCAGCAATACAACAAAAGAATTAGTCGTAAACGTATCAGAGTAGAGCATGCGATAAACCGACTAAAATGGTTCCGTAGGATGAGTGCTGTGTATGATGACAGCAAGGAAGAGTTTTACAAAGAGATCCAAGTCGTCTCTGGACTTACAAACCTACACATCATGCTCAATGACCGCAAGTATGTCAAACCTATGGAACGAGTCTATTCTCAAATAAAGTAG
- a CDS encoding Radical SAM protein, which translates to MPESNIPISVNFHLIKTCNEQCGYCFATFDDRRFQKQLELDQVKQILTQLHMAGTEKITFVGGEPTLFKDLDNAIIHAKQLGMITCLVTNGARLERLLEGCDKHLNWVAFSIDSIHEDIQQKLGRGKGDYIKKSIRLAKICHKLGIKVKLNTVITDLNYTEDFSWLIKTIRPKRWKVFQALPIKGQNDGKIEKLLISSEKFQTFCTNNKHLENNKLKIIFEDNDAMTESYIMIDPDGKFFSNVDGKYVYSSPILKVGVSKAFSEIRFNIDKFEKRNGKYNW; encoded by the coding sequence TTGCCTGAATCCAATATACCCATATCGGTAAATTTCCATTTAATCAAAACATGTAATGAACAATGTGGATATTGTTTTGCAACATTTGATGACAGGCGTTTCCAAAAACAACTCGAATTGGATCAAGTTAAACAAATTTTAACACAATTACATATGGCTGGAACTGAAAAAATTACTTTTGTAGGAGGAGAACCTACTTTATTTAAAGATCTTGATAATGCAATAATTCACGCAAAACAGCTTGGAATGATTACATGTTTGGTCACTAATGGTGCTCGACTTGAAAGATTGTTGGAAGGCTGTGATAAACATTTGAATTGGGTTGCTTTTAGCATAGATTCAATCCATGAAGACATACAACAAAAACTAGGGCGTGGAAAAGGTGATTATATAAAAAAATCAATACGTTTAGCTAAAATATGTCATAAATTAGGAATTAAAGTAAAATTGAACACAGTGATTACTGATTTGAATTATACTGAAGATTTCAGCTGGTTGATTAAGACAATTCGTCCAAAACGTTGGAAGGTATTTCAGGCGCTTCCAATAAAAGGTCAAAATGATGGCAAAATAGAAAAACTACTTATCAGTTCTGAAAAATTTCAGACTTTTTGTACGAATAACAAACACTTGGAAAATAATAAACTTAAGATTATTTTTGAAGATAATGATGCAATGACCGAATCATATATTATGATCGATCCAGATGGCAAATTTTTTAGTAATGTTGACGGCAAGTACGTGTATAGTTCCCCAATACTAAAAGTTGGTGTATCTAAAGCATTTTCAGAAATAAGATTTAATATCGATAAATTTGAAAAAAGAAATGGCAAATATAACTGGTAA
- a CDS encoding Transposase: protein MTKKSIMLKRKIKDQVSCTHGMCDSDKRMILKLEKKNTELKAESEQYKTELHYYKKGRLANDTVFDQIIDDDQNLYATTGLERNEFEWILVRFENAVKNSPNAPRFSEYAESGNTCILSVRRVLFIALSRKRNNEKQEIFAAYAHIDQSTVSRYLALADVLLMKILPTAENIAATIRKERTIEAFKEFVPGKSAGELYLDATFVQVQRPQVDQKKAYSGKRKRHVYNIQITSNKDGLVLDVGHPEEGSAHDMEVLRRNPPNFGKWTKNMRDPNTKQEHRIILYTDKGYLGVEKDYPGIISKQPYKKPKGYEMTETDQQYNKRTSRKRIRVEHAINRLKWFRRMSG from the coding sequence TTGACAAAAAAATCAATTATGTTAAAACGAAAGATCAAAGATCAAGTGTCATGCACACATGGCATGTGTGATTCAGACAAGCGTATGATTCTCAAACTAGAAAAGAAAAATACCGAATTGAAAGCAGAAAGTGAGCAATATAAAACAGAATTGCATTATTACAAGAAAGGCAGATTGGCCAATGACACTGTGTTTGATCAGATAATTGATGATGACCAAAACCTTTACGCCACTACGGGATTAGAACGTAACGAGTTTGAATGGATCCTTGTACGATTTGAAAATGCTGTTAAAAATTCCCCAAATGCACCACGTTTCTCTGAATATGCCGAGTCAGGAAACACATGCATTCTCTCTGTAAGACGAGTCTTGTTTATTGCATTGTCTCGCAAACGCAACAACGAAAAGCAAGAAATATTTGCAGCATATGCCCACATTGATCAGAGTACAGTCAGTAGATATCTAGCATTAGCAGATGTGCTGTTGATGAAGATCCTTCCAACTGCCGAAAACATTGCAGCTACAATACGGAAAGAACGCACCATCGAAGCGTTTAAAGAATTTGTTCCAGGCAAGAGTGCAGGTGAGCTATATCTTGATGCCACGTTTGTACAGGTTCAAAGACCACAGGTAGATCAAAAAAAGGCATACTCTGGAAAACGCAAGCGACATGTGTACAATATCCAGATAACCTCAAACAAAGATGGACTAGTACTTGATGTAGGCCATCCTGAAGAAGGTTCTGCACACGACATGGAAGTACTACGACGCAATCCACCAAATTTTGGCAAATGGACAAAGAACATGAGAGATCCTAATACAAAACAAGAACATCGTATCATACTGTATACAGATAAAGGATATCTTGGTGTAGAGAAAGATTATCCTGGAATAATTTCAAAGCAGCCATACAAAAAACCCAAAGGTTACGAGATGACCGAGACAGATCAACAATACAACAAAAGAACTAGTCGTAAACGTATTAGAGTAGAGCATGCAATAAACCGACTAAAATGGTTCCGCAGGATGAGTGGATGA
- a CDS encoding Transposase, whose product MYLSNPYQTKAIASSKKKTDKVDAMILADLYRGRYIALCHVPTKIIVEWRHTLYDIDIRVYR is encoded by the coding sequence ATGTATCTCTCGAACCCATACCAGACAAAGGCAATTGCATCATCCAAGAAAAAAACTGACAAGGTTGATGCAATGATACTTGCAGACCTTTACCGTGGCAGATATATTGCACTGTGCCATGTTCCAACAAAAATTATAGTGGAATGGAGGCACACCTTGTACGACATAGACATTAGAGTGTACAGATGA
- a CDS encoding SMF family protein codes for MVYKINYASIQIDDLLGHALNDVEEKFAPKMIFYKGTMRIPVSYPRVSIIGSRKASERGLLEAEEISKILIENKIIIVSGLAKGIDTVGHKTAIKYDGKTIAVIGTPLNKVYPKENSELQKEIMKNHLVISQYPVGHSTTPKDFVLRNKTMALISDATVIVEAEESSGSLYQGWEMLRIGRPLFICKDVVNDEKLKWPEKMLQYGAIKLDNSRHILEYLPTSVTIPELFQ; via the coding sequence TTGGTCTATAAGATAAATTATGCATCAATTCAGATAGATGATTTACTTGGACATGCATTAAATGATGTTGAAGAAAAATTTGCACCAAAGATGATTTTTTACAAAGGTACTATGAGAATTCCCGTGTCATACCCAAGAGTCTCTATTATTGGTTCTAGAAAGGCATCAGAAAGAGGACTTTTGGAAGCTGAAGAAATATCAAAAATTTTAATTGAAAATAAAATAATAATAGTCAGTGGACTTGCGAAAGGTATTGATACGGTAGGACATAAAACGGCTATAAAATATGATGGTAAAACTATTGCAGTAATTGGAACCCCATTAAACAAAGTATATCCTAAAGAAAATTCTGAATTACAGAAAGAGATTATGAAAAACCATTTAGTTATTTCACAATATCCAGTTGGTCATTCAACCACACCCAAAGATTTTGTATTACGAAATAAAACTATGGCACTAATTTCAGATGCTACCGTTATTGTAGAAGCAGAAGAATCAAGTGGTTCATTATATCAAGGTTGGGAAATGTTAAGAATAGGCAGACCGCTGTTTATTTGTAAAGATGTGGTTAATGATGAAAAATTAAAATGGCCAGAAAAAATGTTGCAATATGGGGCAATAAAACTTGACAATTCAAGACATATTTTAGAGTATTTACCTACAAGTGTCACAATACCCGAATTGTTTCAATAA